In Ochrobactrum vermis, the following proteins share a genomic window:
- the purD gene encoding phosphoribosylamine--glycine ligase, translating into MRVLLIGSGGREHALAWKLSASPSLTKLYCAPGNPGIATVAELVDIGVDDHQALIAFAKDKKIDLVVVGPEAPLVAGLSDEMRAEGIRVFGPSKAAAQLEGSKGFTKDLCARFDIPTGAYGRFNNAPKAKAYIRQQGAPIVVKADGLAAGKGVVVAMTLDEALDAVDACFEGAFGSAGAEVVVEEFLDGEEASFFCICDGKTALSLGSAQDHKRVGDGDTGPNTGGMGAYAPAPVMTPEIVERTMRELIEPTMRGMAEIGAPFSGILFLGLMIGKDGPKLIEYNTRFGDPECQVLMMRLDSDLLALINAAVDGKLDQVSLDWKDQPALTVVMAAEGYPSNVKKGSVIRDLDKLEGIDGVKLFHAGTAEKDGNIVASGGRVLNITAIADTVAEAQARAYEAVKLIDWPEGFYRSDIGWRAVEREKQS; encoded by the coding sequence ATGAGAGTTCTTTTAATCGGTTCTGGCGGTCGTGAACATGCTCTTGCCTGGAAACTGTCCGCTTCTCCGTCATTGACGAAACTCTATTGCGCGCCCGGCAATCCGGGCATTGCAACGGTCGCGGAACTCGTCGACATCGGTGTCGACGACCATCAGGCGCTGATCGCCTTCGCCAAGGACAAGAAGATCGATCTCGTCGTGGTCGGGCCCGAAGCGCCGCTCGTGGCTGGCCTCTCAGACGAAATGCGCGCCGAGGGTATCCGTGTGTTCGGCCCCTCCAAGGCTGCCGCACAGCTTGAGGGATCGAAGGGCTTCACGAAGGATCTCTGTGCACGCTTCGATATTCCGACCGGTGCTTACGGCCGCTTCAACAATGCGCCTAAGGCCAAGGCCTATATCCGCCAGCAAGGCGCGCCCATCGTCGTCAAGGCCGACGGGCTTGCTGCAGGCAAGGGCGTAGTTGTTGCGATGACGCTCGATGAAGCGCTCGACGCCGTGGATGCCTGTTTCGAAGGCGCATTCGGTTCCGCTGGTGCCGAAGTGGTGGTCGAAGAGTTCCTGGACGGCGAAGAAGCAAGCTTCTTCTGCATCTGCGATGGCAAGACAGCCTTGTCGCTCGGTTCAGCGCAGGACCACAAGCGTGTCGGCGACGGCGATACCGGGCCGAATACCGGCGGCATGGGTGCCTATGCTCCGGCTCCCGTCATGACGCCGGAAATCGTCGAACGCACCATGCGCGAACTGATCGAACCCACCATGCGCGGCATGGCTGAAATCGGTGCGCCATTCTCCGGCATCCTGTTCCTCGGCCTGATGATCGGCAAGGACGGCCCGAAGCTCATCGAATACAACACCCGTTTCGGTGACCCGGAATGCCAGGTGCTGATGATGCGCCTCGATAGCGACCTGCTCGCGCTCATCAATGCCGCCGTGGATGGCAAGCTGGATCAGGTTTCGCTCGACTGGAAAGACCAGCCCGCGCTGACGGTGGTGATGGCTGCGGAAGGCTATCCGTCCAATGTGAAGAAGGGCAGCGTCATCCGCGATCTCGACAAGCTCGAAGGGATCGACGGCGTCAAGCTTTTCCACGCGGGAACGGCGGAGAAGGATGGCAACATCGTTGCCAGCGGAGGCCGCGTGCTCAACATCACCGCCATTGCCGATACAGTCGCCGAAGCACAGGCCCGCGCTTATGAAGCCGTGAAGCTCATCGACTGGCCGGAAGGCTTCTACCGCTCCGATATCGGCTGGCGCGCCGTGGAGCGTGAGAAGCAATCCTGA
- the ubiA gene encoding 4-hydroxybenzoate octaprenyltransferase, whose protein sequence is MSQPELHGSIQSRNAQGRVKDAPSGHWVYKLLPHWLWPYAQLARWDRPIGWQLLLWPCWWSAALVAGAGAKPGDGAWAVMPSIWHLALFLVGAIAMRGAGCTYNDLVDQDIDDKVDRTRSRPLPSGQVTRGQAKLFLVVQALVGLVVVLQFNWFSISLGIFSLLIVAAYPFMKRITNWPQFVLGLAFSWGALMGWAAVEGSLSLAPVLLYIGAILWVIGYDTIYAHQDKEDDALVGVRSTARLFGKHTKTALMVLYGGAIGFFAGAFAVAQVPMPALAGLLAAGVHLYRQIIVLDIDDPDQCLKLFKSNNIVGWLIFLGLVLGSLWVAVKPLV, encoded by the coding sequence ATGTCACAGCCCGAACTACACGGATCGATTCAGTCACGCAATGCGCAAGGGCGCGTAAAGGACGCTCCGTCGGGCCATTGGGTCTATAAGTTGTTGCCGCATTGGCTCTGGCCCTATGCGCAGCTTGCGCGCTGGGATCGTCCGATCGGCTGGCAGCTCCTGCTCTGGCCGTGCTGGTGGTCGGCAGCACTCGTGGCGGGTGCAGGTGCCAAACCGGGAGACGGCGCCTGGGCTGTCATGCCTTCGATCTGGCATCTCGCTTTGTTTCTGGTCGGCGCCATTGCCATGCGCGGTGCCGGTTGCACCTATAACGATCTTGTCGATCAGGATATTGACGACAAGGTGGATCGCACGCGTTCAAGGCCGCTACCGTCGGGGCAGGTGACGCGCGGTCAGGCCAAGCTGTTTCTGGTCGTGCAGGCGCTGGTCGGTCTGGTGGTCGTGCTGCAGTTCAACTGGTTTTCCATCAGCCTTGGCATTTTCTCGCTTCTGATCGTCGCCGCGTATCCTTTCATGAAGCGCATTACCAACTGGCCGCAATTCGTGCTTGGTCTTGCTTTCTCATGGGGAGCACTCATGGGCTGGGCTGCCGTGGAAGGCTCGCTCAGTCTCGCGCCGGTGCTTCTCTATATTGGTGCGATCCTGTGGGTGATCGGCTATGACACGATCTATGCGCATCAGGACAAGGAAGACGATGCGCTGGTGGGCGTGCGCTCAACCGCGCGACTGTTCGGCAAACACACCAAGACGGCGTTGATGGTCCTCTATGGCGGCGCTATCGGCTTCTTCGCGGGGGCCTTCGCCGTGGCACAGGTGCCGATGCCGGCACTTGCCGGATTGCTCGCTGCGGGCGTGCATCTCTACCGACAGATCATCGTGCTCGATATCGACGATCCCGACCAGTGCCTGAAACTGTTCAAATCCAACAACATTGTGGGCTGGCTGATTTTCCTCGGGCTCGTTCTCGGAAGCCTCTGGGTAGCGGTCAAGCCGCTGGTGTAA
- the pdxH gene encoding pyridoxamine 5'-phosphate oxidase, with amino-acid sequence MTNASDDFTESAQPFKLFADWLVDAKESEPNDPNAVALATVDPDGLPNVRMVLLKDFDEQGFVFYTNYESAKGKEILSAEKAAMCFHWKTLRRQVRVRGPVEKVSDAEADAYYASRPRGSRIGAWASKQSRPLESRFALEKAVAEYTAKYAIGDIPRPSYWSGFRIRPVSIEFWHDRAFRLHDRVLFTRPAPDGDWNKERLYP; translated from the coding sequence ATGACAAACGCAAGCGACGACTTCACCGAATCCGCCCAGCCGTTCAAACTCTTTGCCGACTGGCTGGTCGATGCCAAAGAAAGCGAACCGAACGATCCCAACGCGGTCGCACTGGCAACCGTCGATCCCGATGGCCTGCCCAATGTGCGCATGGTGCTGCTAAAAGATTTCGACGAACAGGGGTTCGTTTTCTACACCAATTATGAAAGCGCCAAGGGCAAAGAAATCCTGTCGGCGGAAAAGGCTGCGATGTGCTTCCATTGGAAGACGCTGCGCCGTCAGGTGCGCGTGCGTGGACCGGTGGAGAAAGTCAGCGACGCTGAAGCCGACGCCTATTACGCTTCTCGCCCGCGCGGCAGCCGCATCGGTGCCTGGGCATCCAAGCAGTCACGCCCGCTGGAAAGCCGTTTCGCGCTGGAAAAGGCTGTTGCAGAGTATACAGCGAAATATGCCATCGGCGATATTCCACGCCCGTCCTACTGGTCGGGCTTCCGCATTCGCCCGGTCTCGATTGAATTCTGGCACGACAGGGCCTTCCGCCTGCATGACAGGGTACTGTTTACACGCCCGGCACCCGACGGCGACTGGAACAAGGAACGGCTCTATCCGTAA
- a CDS encoding GGDEF domain-containing protein — translation MPKLDFLTLYIVIFLNSLTVCIIWTAVALSYRKFRPARIWLLSTALMLVGGFVLSLQGNEGAFWPAVIGNTIIIYGFCLALVGTRYFYGEKGGWRMAMGISLASFAVMAAFYASWQGRNIAYAVGQSVPMAMTVFYLFRQKSIGLGGQIAIMAFVLGIIGHAIETSLNIAAWVGEFDQSLYFTIESYALVCVIYSGVIWNFGFVVMAMNRLHRDMAKVAETDELTGLPNRRHFMKRLTRAELAFSDDGMSYVLMLIDIDNFKQWNDTYGHALGDQALAHFADVAADILDRRGVLARLGGDEFSVLLPKMHEREATEIAREIVTAINDAPLVFNGRKLAMTVSIGIAGEETGSETSDLDVFARADLALYKVKQAGRNGYATRTATVNAPLSISRERRSAVTENREHPLTAE, via the coding sequence ATGCCAAAACTCGATTTCCTGACACTTTATATTGTAATCTTCTTAAATTCGCTGACGGTTTGCATAATCTGGACCGCCGTCGCCCTATCTTATCGTAAATTCCGGCCTGCGAGGATCTGGCTTCTCTCGACCGCGCTCATGCTGGTCGGAGGCTTCGTTCTGTCGCTGCAAGGCAATGAAGGCGCGTTCTGGCCCGCGGTCATCGGTAATACGATCATCATCTATGGCTTCTGCCTTGCCTTGGTCGGCACGCGTTATTTTTACGGCGAAAAAGGCGGCTGGCGGATGGCGATGGGAATATCGCTCGCCAGTTTCGCGGTCATGGCGGCGTTTTATGCGAGCTGGCAGGGACGCAACATTGCCTATGCAGTGGGGCAGTCGGTGCCCATGGCGATGACGGTCTTCTATCTGTTCCGTCAAAAGAGTATCGGTCTTGGTGGCCAGATCGCGATCATGGCGTTCGTGCTCGGTATTATCGGGCACGCCATCGAGACGTCGCTGAACATCGCCGCATGGGTGGGGGAGTTCGACCAGTCGCTCTATTTTACCATCGAAAGTTATGCGCTTGTCTGTGTGATTTATAGCGGTGTGATATGGAATTTCGGTTTTGTCGTCATGGCAATGAACCGCCTGCATCGCGATATGGCAAAGGTAGCTGAAACGGACGAGTTGACCGGACTTCCGAACCGCCGCCATTTCATGAAAAGGCTGACGAGGGCCGAACTTGCATTCAGCGATGACGGTATGTCCTATGTCCTGATGCTGATTGATATCGATAATTTCAAGCAATGGAACGACACATACGGCCATGCGCTCGGCGATCAGGCGCTTGCGCATTTTGCCGATGTCGCAGCTGACATACTTGATCGACGTGGTGTGCTGGCACGCCTTGGGGGCGACGAATTTTCTGTTCTGCTTCCCAAGATGCACGAGCGGGAAGCGACAGAGATCGCGCGCGAAATCGTTACGGCAATCAACGACGCACCGCTTGTATTCAATGGCCGGAAGCTCGCAATGACCGTCAGCATAGGCATAGCAGGCGAGGAGACTGGCAGCGAGACGAGTGACCTCGACGTTTTTGCCCGGGCCGATCTCGCGCTCTACAAGGTAAAGCAGGCAGGCCGAAACGGCTATGCAACCCGCACAGCAACAGTGAATGCACCCCTTTCGATTTCTCGCGAAAGACGGTCAGCGGTCACAGAAAACCGGGAACATCCTTTGACGGCTGAATAA
- a CDS encoding RT0821/Lpp0805 family surface protein translates to MAVETVRHKNNVWSPSCGANVLRKAVIGICVFSLAGCAMGGVSIEKAVPDSSTITGSVTQPQPVETDTGKLSDQSAIKNVVSALNFMEWGKKPVPWANPETGSQGTITTIAENSKNNQLCREFETSREAFDGVSIYRGETCMQRGGQWTVTSFAPI, encoded by the coding sequence TTGGCTGTCGAGACGGTTCGCCACAAAAACAATGTCTGGAGCCCAAGCTGTGGCGCAAACGTCCTGCGCAAGGCTGTGATTGGCATCTGCGTCTTCTCGCTTGCCGGTTGCGCCATGGGTGGTGTGAGTATCGAAAAGGCTGTTCCCGATTCTTCCACGATCACCGGATCAGTAACGCAGCCGCAGCCGGTGGAAACCGATACAGGCAAGCTTTCCGACCAATCCGCCATAAAGAACGTTGTTTCTGCGCTCAATTTCATGGAATGGGGCAAAAAGCCTGTACCATGGGCCAACCCCGAAACGGGCAGCCAGGGCACGATCACGACGATTGCCGAGAACAGCAAGAACAATCAGCTTTGCCGCGAGTTCGAAACCTCGCGTGAAGCCTTTGACGGTGTTTCCATTTATCGCGGCGAAACCTGCATGCAGCGTGGCGGTCAATGGACAGTGACGTCTTTCGCTCCCATCTGA